The Pogoniulus pusillus isolate bPogPus1 chromosome 6, bPogPus1.pri, whole genome shotgun sequence genomic interval TAACACCACTTCCTCCCCCCCTATTTTCTGGAAAAATCCAAGTGTTTTGACTGTTCTCTCCTTCAATAACCTCTACTGTTGTAAACATATTCCCGTGAACCTGACAGCCATTAAGATTGTTGGTGCATACAGCACAGGCCCCATCACAGAGTAACAGAATGTTTggggttgaaagtgacctctgaagatagAGTCCAATACTCCTGACCAAAGCAGAATCATctaggctgcacaggaatgcatctagatgggttttgaaagtctctagagaacaCTGCACaacttctctcagcaccctcacagcaaagatgaTCGTTTtttcatgttgaagtggaacttcctgtgttccagttcatctctgttgtccctcatcctgcagTAATAGGATGAGCGAAGAGACAGGCCTCTTCTTGACGCTCACCTCTaaggtatttgtaaacattcGTTAGCTTCCCTCTGTTTGCTCTTCTCCCATCTGAACAGCCTCATCTTTTCCTTATAATAGAGATGTTCTATTCCCTTAgtcatctttgttgccctctgctggacactctccagtacTTAGTTCCctgtgtctcttgaactggggagctcagaaccaGACACAATACTCCCTATGAAGCCTCCctagggcaaagcagaggggggCACCGCTAGATCTGGTGGTCAcaactcttcttaatgcaccccaggatcccatcagCCTTCTTGGCTTAAAAAAACACTTGGGCTCGTCCGGGATTTGAACCCGGGACCTCTCGCACCCTAAGCGAGAATCATACCCCTAGACCAACGAGCCACATGAGGCCCAAACCCCTGTAAAATCCAAGTCAAACCTCCAACAGTTACTTTTCAGTTTCTTTCCTTACAGGACCCTTTTCCAGCAAAGCAGAGTAGTTACAGCTCAGAAGTTTTTCTTAGTCTTATACACCTTGTCACTTCACTTTCCTCGTGCCCCTGGCATCTCTGACCGTAATCTAATTGAACAATGTACTCAGCCCAAGATCTACCTAGAACACACCATGGTCTGCAATACCTTCTATGGATACCAGAAATACAGAGACAATCTGTGTACATTTTGGATGAGAAATTCAGCCTGGTCTTCTATCAAGAAGTAAATAGGAGGCTAATAGAGAATAAGGCAAAGGAAGCAGGTTGTGCAAGGTCAGAAACACTGCCAGGTCAGCAGGTccttaatcacagtatcacagtatcatcagggttggaagagacctcacagatcatcaagcccaaccctttaccacagagctcaaggctagaccatggcaccaagtgccatgtccaatcctgtcttgaacagctccagggacggcgactccaccacctcccggggcagcccattccagtgtccaatgactctctcagtgaagaactaaTCAGGACAAGTTTAAGAGAAGCCAGTGATCAAGGGCACACAAGTAGATTTTGAGTAGCATCTCGGTAGCACTGGGATCTGGAGCAACTTCACTGAAGTCCCTActtgcagctcccaggctgcctgACCAACACAAGGTAAGAAGCCACCCATAACATCCAAGGTCTTTAAGCTGTATTTGGCAGCTGTTAGGAGCACTAGAGCACAACACCTCTAACCTGGTAATTCTCTACTGATTATTGACAGCAGGGTATCTCCTCCCACCACAAACTACTTTATTGCTCTTGGTTCTGGCACTTCAGTTGCTTGTGTATTTTTACTGATGTCTGTGGGATACTCACGTGGAAATACTTTCAGAACTATTTATTTTGGCCAAAATTGTATCTTAGTAAAACATGAGGAaggcaagaagaccctccactccttactggaccaggaggggaacactataactgatgatgaagcaaaggcagaggtcctgaatgccttctttgcctcagttttcaacagtaaggagagaggaggaggatgcaaatggcctcttaaactgggggatggggtcggggagcagtgtgttcccctggaaattcatgaggaattaattcaggacctgctgagccatctggacacccacaagtccatgggaccagatgggatccatcccagggtgctgagagagctggcagctgagctggccaagccactctccatcattttccagcagtcctggctcaccggagaggttccaggagactggaaaatggccaacgtggtccccatccacaaaaagggtcggatggaggaacctgggaactacagacccgtcagcctgacctcagtgccagggaaactgatggagcaggttctcttggggccaataactgcgcacctgagggatggcaaagatctcaggtccagccagcatgggtttaggaagggcagatcctgcctttctaacctgatctccttctatgatcaggtgacccgcttggtggatgtggggaggcctgtggatgtggtctatctggacttcagcaaggcctttgacactgtcccccacagcaaactgctggctaagctgtcaacccgcggcttggatggtaacactctgtgctgggttaggaactggctggagggccggacccagagagtggtggtgaatggtgccacatccagctggcggccagtcactagtggtgtccctcagggatcagtgctgggccccatcctctttaacatcttcatagatgatctggatgagggcatcgagtcagtcatcagcaagtttgcagatgacactaagctgggggcagatgtgactgagctggagggcagaagggctctgcagcgggaccttgaccgcctgcacagatgggcagaggccaatgggatggggttcaatagctcaaagtgcagggtgctgcactttggccacaacaaccccatgcagagatacaggctggggtcggagtggctggagagcagccagacagagagggatctgggggtactgattgatacccgcctgaacatgagccagcagtgtgcccaggtggccaagagagccagtggcatcctggcttgtatcaggagtggtgtggtcagcaggagcagggaggtcattctgcccctgtactctgcactggtcagaccacacctcgagtactgcgttcagttctgggccccccagtttaggaaggacactgagatgcttgagcgtgtccagagaagggcgacgaggctggtgagaggccttgagcacaagccctacgaggagaggcttagggagctggggttgtttagcctggagaagaggaggctcaggggtgaccttattgctgtctacaactacctgaggggcggttgtggccaggaggaggttgctctcttctctcaggtggccagctccagaacaagaggacacagcctcaggctgcgccaggggaaatttcggctcgaggtgaggagaaagttcttcactgagagagtcattaggcactggaatgggctgcctggggaggtggtggagtcgtcgtccctggggcagttcaaggcaaggttggatgtggcacttggtgccatggtctagccttgggcactgtggtaaagggttggacttgatgatctgtgaggtctcttccaaccttggtgatactgtgatactgtgatgaggaAACACAATTCTAAGgactctggaaaaaaataaaaacaaacatttaGCCAAGCTAGTCCATTTATTGAGCCTCTATTAACTAGGTTCTGAttaacaaggggaaaaaaaaaagatagaacACATTGAGCAATATACAAAATAAATAGTGAAAACAACAAAGTTCCCTTGATATGGATAAAATTTTCTGGGGACaaaggttagaatcatagaatcaaccaggatggaagagagagaTTAAAAAGTACTTCAGTTGGAAGAACATGCTTCAGGTTTTAGAAAAGTTTTCCTAGAGAAACAGATTTTCTTAGATGAAACAATTTTCACATAGCACTACATTCAGGAACTGAATCATATACTGAAGGAAAAAACTGTAAGGAAAGTTAGGATTTTCATACAGGACAAACAATAAAAGCATTAGCTGGACATTCACCTTAAAGTTTATACCATTAGTGTGAGTGAGCTACTGAATGGGAGAGCTCTGAGTTTCTCACAGCGTTACACTACTGCAGGCTCTAAGTGGATTGACAAACTGCAGACACATTAGTCCTGACAGGCAGTACAAAAGCTGTCTCACTGCACTGCTTTTGACAGATATCATTTTAATAGTGAACATTTCCTTCAGGGCAAGTATTTATATAAATGGATAGAGTTTTGCTCTTAGCCTCTCCATCCTTGCTGGAAGAAGACCCACCATCTCCTTACTGAGTTCTAGTTCAGTTTCAATGGCACGGACAGCATACGGGTACTTCTCACAATAATCTACCAGAAACATGTAATATTCCAACGATGTCTGCATATTTTCCAGCTGCTTTTTGCGGTCTGAGGTAATAAGCTTACCATAAAGTCGTGCAATATGGAACTTAGCCACCATTGCAGGGCGAAGAACATCTTCCCCAAGCTCTTCAGGAAACACCTTATCTGGGTTCCTCAAGGAATCCAAGAAGAGTTCGTAATATTTGATTGCTAACTGAGCCAGggaattgatttttttaattgtgtGGGAGTCTAGCTCCTCTAATCTGTTACCTATAGCTACCTTCAGATCCATCATCTCATAAAAGGTGTTAGCTAGTTCAAACTGGAGCTGCCTACTGATCAGCAGATAGTACTGTGGATTCAAGTCTGCGTAGATAGGCTCCAGCATGTCTATTCTACGCTTGTGCATTTTGCAGCGCCTCTCATAGTCTTCCTCAAAGAAAGCAAGTACCTTAAACAGAGCACTGTGATCCTGAACAATTTCTATGTGGTCACTAACATACCCATCAACCTGAAAGAACTCTTTTGCTTCCTGAACATAGTTCTGACCGACTAGGAAGATTTCTCTGGCTTCTTGGAAATCTAAAGGATATACACTGCTGACTTTCTCTTCCATGGCTAAGACAGAGTCACATATATCACTTGTCCCGAAAAGGACAGCttttttcctgcccttctctttttcatcctcttcttttttcctttgggcTTTAAGTTCCAGTTGCCTGTCTGGATCCAACTCTCCTATGTTATCCTGAAATGGCAAAGGATACCAATTAAAAATGCATGTGGTTTAGGAAGAGAGGCTTACATGGCATCATGTTATTCATGAGTTACCTTTTAACTGCAAACTAGTTATcaagaaggcagaagagaagacacaCTGATGTATTATACCTCATATTCACAAAATTCATGTGAATGACACTCAATTCTGTAAAAACATAAGCCTAAGATAGTTTAGTCTCTCTACCCTGTTTAAGATACAGGCAAAACAGTCAGGCCCACAGGCCTGCTTCAACAAATGCTGGAGTTTAAACATTCAAATGAATGCTTCAATGAAACAAACACATGAACAAATCAAATGGCTGAATGAAAGAACACTAGCACAAAACTGTGGCATATTAAGAAAATGTTCTTCCTAGCAGTTAGGTAAGAAGCCATCTACAAAAGGAGCTGCAAGGaaatgcagcagaggagggaaatTTGTGAAGTTGCTGTACCAGCAGTGCACCAATTACACTACAGAGCTGATCTCCTATTCGTGCTTATTTTCAGTGCTGCACTGAAATCAAAGCATACTAACACATTTGGTACACTGCAAGCATGTATTGTACTATTCGTTGGGCAGCTGTTTATCACTTGATACCAGCTATGAATTGATTCCTGTTACAAACATCAAAACAGCCTTTGTTTTAAATCAACAGCCACAGAACAGATTTTTTTGTTACCTCGAGTAATTTCCGAGCGCTCTGCAGGAGGTTCAGGCAATACTTAATCCAGAACCTTGCAATTTCAGCTTTTCTCTGACAAAGGTACTGTTGGTCTTGCTCTGCTTCATCTATTGAATGGACATAAACACAAAAACTTTATGAGAACTCTAGCACTTCAGCAAGACCCTCAAATGTTACATGCAAAGAACATGTTGCTTCTATTTAACTTTTCCTCATGGTTAAGACAGAAATATGTTCTTTGACTAAATTGTCATTCTGGTAGAAACCCATAGGAACTAACAAGGGTCTCTCATGCATGAGTTCTTACCAGAAACAGATTATACTGTATGCTTAAAATGATCTTTGATTTGAAACTCTTCCTGAAAAAGATCTTTATGTCTTTTGGTAACAAGAGAAAGAAATTGGAATAATTCATTTTTCTGGGATCCAACTGCCTGTCCAGTAATTGTTTCTGAGGGCGATTAGGGCCTTTAGATTGCAAATGGTCCCCAAGACTTGCTaccaaaaaaaagaataaaagtagGGAAGACTGCCTTTGATGAATCTACCTGGTACAAACACAGGATTATTAGCCCTACACTTCTCTACTTCCTTCCCTAAAACCCTAAATGGCAGCACTTCTACCGTCTCAAGATAATGTTCTCAGAAACTTAAGCGATGTCAAAAAACTCATTGCCCAATCTCTAGGCTGTAGGGTAGCTGAACAACAAGGACACCAGCATTCCTCTTCACCAAATAAAAGCCAACTTCAGACTCAGATCCATCATGTTCATTATCTTTCATTAGAGCCAAACAAGTTGTTATTAAGGAAATAAGAAGCTGCTAACCTAAGTAATGGCACCCTTAGTAAATACCTCAGTGTTTAACACAATAAAATGAATGTCTAAGAGTGGCCAAAGCTGAATGTGTATTAATCTTTCTGCATAATG includes:
- the KIFBP gene encoding KIF-binding protein; protein product: MAAAAGGGWAAVCEKFRTARTLSAVESRKDPETEPYRSKYSARALLQEVKQQLSAAEEGGEARLLAVRRAVLEYELGVNHTDTEELSAGEEHLQRCTQLLEPHRLSPDCVSLYIQAQNNLGILWSERDEIKTAQTYLESAEALYNQYMKEDGNPPLDPSEHFMAEEEKLTDQERSKRFEKAYTHTLYYLAQVYQHLEMIEKAAQYCHTTLKRQLEYCGYYPVEWALNAATLSQYYLSKQCFMEARHCLAAASVIFSQAGQVPSAEDNEAEQDQQYLCQRKAEIARFWIKYCLNLLQSARKLLEDNIGELDPDRQLELKAQRKKEEDEKEKGRKKAVLFGTSDICDSVLAMEEKVSSVYPLDFQEAREIFLVGQNYVQEAKEFFQVDGYVSDHIEIVQDHSALFKVLAFFEEDYERRCKMHKRRIDMLEPIYADLNPQYYLLISRQLQFELANTFYEMMDLKVAIGNRLEELDSHTIKKINSLAQLAIKYYELFLDSLRNPDKVFPEELGEDVLRPAMVAKFHIARLYGKLITSDRKKQLENMQTSLEYYMFLVDYCEKYPYAVRAIETELELSKEMVGLLPARMERLRAKLYPFI